A segment of the Eptesicus fuscus isolate TK198812 chromosome 9, DD_ASM_mEF_20220401, whole genome shotgun sequence genome:
TGCGGGGGGCAGGCGCTGGGCGTGGGCCCGCTTGCGGAGGCAGCAGAAGCGCACGCAGCTGGCCGTGACCccgcacagcagcagcagcagcacggcGAGCAGGACGAGCCTGGCCGGGGAGCGAGACCCCACCGCTGCAGGCACCCCGCCACCGGCACCTGCTCCCCGAAGGCCCAACAGTGAGGCGGGAAAGTGGGCGGGGAAAAGGGAACCAgggcccggccggggtggctcagtggttgggcatcaacctatgaaccaggaggtccggttccgatgtccgggttgcaggctcgatcccgagtgcggggcgtgcaggaggcagccggtccgtgattctcatCGTTAAcgtttctctcgctctccctctcccttcctctcatcaataaaagtattttaaaaagcattaaaaaagtctatttcatgaaaaacacacacacaagcaaacagAGAGAATGCCCCTCCAGGCCAGACACCGCCTTCCTGGCGAGGGCAGGGCCGCGGAGCTGGGCCTGCGTCCGGGCGGCCTGGCTGCCTCCAGGCTCCaccagtggccttgggctcgctCCCAGGACACGCTGTCCCGGCCGCTGCACGACCCAGTGCCCAGACCGGCCACCATGTCCCCGGGCTcccgggaggggaagggggagtggggcGCGGGCGAGCTGGCCGGGAAGGGGCAGTCGGCGCAGCGCTGAGGGTCCCGGGCGCTGGGCGGGGCCGGACCCCGGGGAGAGCGCCCCCCGGTGCGGGGGCAGGAGGCTGGTCGGCCTTCAGGGCGGCGGAGGCCCCGCGCCTGCCCGCAGCGCCGGGCGGGGACAGCGCGCCGGGCCCCGGGAGCCCGGCCTCCACTTACCCCACGTGCCACAGGCTGCTccagcgggcggggggcgggcacctgCGGGCACGGGCACCGCGGTCAGCGcgccgccccgcctcccccacggggccgccgccgcccctcGCCGCCCCGCACTTACTGGTCCGAGGGGTCGCAGCTGCCGGCCGAGGAGCCCGGCGTCACCTGCGGGGACAGGGGGAGCTGGGCTCGGCGCGGCGCGCGCGGACCCGCCCGCGGAGCCCCGCCCGGCGCCGGCGACCCACCTGAGGCAGCGGcaggagcggcagcagcagccgcaGGAGCCCGCGGGCGGCCGGCGCCCCCGCGAACATACCGGGCGCGGACGCGGAGCGCAGGCCCGGCCGCC
Coding sequences within it:
- the TMEM52 gene encoding transmembrane protein 52 — encoded protein: MFAGAPAARGLLRLLLPLLPLPQVTPGSSAGSCDPSDQCPPPARWSSLWHVGLVLLAVLLLLLCGVTASCVRFCCLRKRAHAQRLPPAPPACDLALLPGDSDSPAHSTVTSYSSVQHPLGMRLPLPFPELDLDAMTPPAYSPVYTLELPPSYDEAVRMAKPGQEEPPPP